TCCAGCAGCGGCTGCTGCAGGCCCTGCTGGAGCGCATGGGTCCCGCATCGGCCTGAGCGGCGGCGCCGCGTTATCATCCCCTTCGCTGCATGCCGCAGCGGCCATCCGTTTCCGTCATGACCTATCTGTTGATCAAGTCGCTGCACCTGTTGTTCGTGATGGCCTGGATGGCCACGGTGTTCTATCTGCCACGGATCCTGGTGAACCTGGCCGAAAGCGCTGGCGAACCCGTGGTGCAGGCGCGATTGCAGCTGATGGGGCGGCGCCTGTACAAATTCGGCCACAACATGTTCGGCCTCGCCTTCGTGTTCGGCCTGACCCTGTGGCAGGGCTGGCGGGTGTTTCCGCAGAGCTTGCCGAACGTCGCCTCGGGCATGCACTGGATCGACGCCAAGCTGACCCTGGTGGCGCTGCTGCTGGCGTATTTCATCTGGGCTGGCCGCATGCTCAAGAACAACGCGAAGGGCGCGGCGCTGCCGTCATCGAAGGCCCTGCGCTGGCTCAATGAACTGCCGGTGCTGCTGCTGCTGGGCGTGATCTGGCTGGTGCTCGCCAAGCCGTTCTGAGCAGGAGTTGAGTGGAGAGGAGTGAGAAGTGAGAGTTGCTTCGATCCGGCTCTTCTCTCACTCCTCACTCCTCTTCACTCACTCCTCGCGCCCTGGTATTCCCGATACCACTCGACGAACTTCGCCACGCCATCCTCGATCGAGGTGCTCGGCGCATAGCCCACGTCGCGGCGCAGCGCCGACACGTCGGCCCAGGTGTCGGGCACGTCGCCGGGCTGCATCGGCAGCAGGCGTTTTTCCACGCTGCGCCCCAGGTTCTGTTCCAGCAGTTCGATGAAGCGCAGCAGCTGCACCGGCTGGTCGTTGCCGATGTTGTAGACGCGATAGGGCGCGTTCGACGTGCCCGGATTCGGCAGCTCGGCGTCGTAGGCGGGGTCGGGCGTGGCCGGCTGATCCAGCGTGCGGATCACGCCTTCGACGATGTCGTCGACATAGGTGAAGTCGCGGCTGTGGTGGCCATGGTTGAACACGTCGATCGGCTCGCCGCGGCTGATCCGGTCGGCGAACAGGATCGGCGACATGTCCGGCCGACCCCACGGGCCATACACGGTGAAGAAGCGCAGGCCGGTGGTCGGGATGCCGTATAGATGGCTATACGTGTGCGCCATCAGCTCGTTCGCCTTCTTGCTGGCGGCATACAGGCTGACCGGGTGGTCGACCGCATCCTCCACCGCGAACGGCAGTTTGCGGTTGGCGCCGTAGACCGAACTGGAGGAGGCGTAGACCAGGTGCTCGACGCCGCCGTGGCGGCAGCCTTCGAGAATGTTGACGAAGCCGGCCAGGTTGCTCTGCACGTACGCGCGCGGGTTGCTGATCGAATAGCGCACGCCGGCCTGGGCGGCCAGGTTCACCACGCGCTGCGGCTTGAAGTCGGCAAACGCCTGATCCACCGCCTCGGCATCGGCCAGGTCGGCGCGCTGGTGGCTGTAGTTGGGGTGGTCGATGAAACGGGCCAGGCGTGCTTCCTTCAGCGCCGGGTCGTAGTAACTGTTGTGGTTGTCGAAGCCGCGGACCACGTCGCCGCGTGCCAGCAGGCGCTGGGCCAGGGCGGCGCCAATGAAGCCGGCGGTGCCGGTAACCAGGATGCGCATGGAAAGTCCTCGCAGGATCGGGCTGCATTCTATCGCGCACCTCGTGCATACCGCCCTGAAAGCGGAGGATTGACAGCCGATTTGGGCTAAACTAGCGTTTCTGCAATCCACAAGATCAAGGTGGCCCGCGTCACGCCGGCCGAGTGTGCGACATGGCAACTACCCGCTGCTCCTGCTGACCCCACCACGCCTTGTGCTTTTTGAAGAAGGGCGGATGCCCTTTTTTGCTTTTCAGAGAACGCTTCCCATGATCGAGATCACGCTACCCGACGGCAGCAAGCGGCCGTTCGACCATCCCGTCACCGTGCAGGACGTGGCCGCCTCGATTGGCGCCGGCCTGGCCAAGGCGACCCTGGCCGGCAAGGTCGACGGCAAGCTGGTCGATGCCAGCTTCCCGATCGAACACGACGCCAGCCTGCAGATCGTCACCGAGAAAAGTCCGGAGGCGCTGGAGATCCTGCGCCACTCCACCGCGCACTTGATGGGGCAGGCGGTGCAGCGGCTGTTCCCGGGCGCGCAGGTCACCATCGGCCCGGTGATCGACAACGGCTTCTACTACGACTTCGCCTATGAGCGCCCGTTCACGCCGGACGATCTGCCGAAGATCGAGGCGGAGATGCACAAGCTCGTCGCCGAGCAGCTGCCGGTCACGCGCAGCGTGAAGTCGCGCGACGAGGCGGTGGCGTTCTTCCGCGGTCTCGGCGAGAACTACAAGGCCGAGATCATCGAAGGCATTCCGGCCGACCAGGACCTGTCGCTGTATTCGCAGGGCGAGTTCACCGACCTGTGCCGCGGCCCGCACGTGCCGAACACCGGCAAGCTGCACTCGTTCAAGCTGATGAAGGTGGCCGGCGCGTACTGGCGTGGCGATTCCAACAACGCGATGCTCAGCCGCATCTACGGCACTGCGTGGCTCAACGACAAGGACCTGAAGGCGTACCTGTTCCAGCTGGAAGAGGCCGAGAAGCGTGACCATCGCAAGATCGGCAAGCAGCTCGACCTGTTCCACCAGCAGGAAGAAAGCCCCGGCATGGTGTTCTGGCACCCGAACGGCTGGGCGATCTGGCAGCAGGTCGAGCAGTACATGCGCGCCGTGTACAGGAAGAGCGGCTACCAGGAAGTGCGTTGCCCGATGGTGCTGGACGTGTCGCTGTGGAAGCGCTCGGGCCATTGGGACAACTACGCCGAGAACATGTTCTTCACCGAGTCGGAGAAGCACACGTTCGCGCTGAAGCCGATGAACTGCCCCGGCCACGTTCAGGTGTACAACACCGGCCTGCACAGCTATCGCGAACTGCCGATCCGTTACGGCGAGTTCGGCGGTTGCCACCGCAACGAGCCGTCCGGCGCGCTGCACGGCATCATGCGCGTGCGCGCGTTCACCCAGGACGACGGCCACATCTTCTGCACGCCCGAGCAGGTCGAGGCGGAGGTCACCGCGTTCCATCTTCAGGCGATGAAGGTGTATGCCGACTTCGGCTTCACCGACCTGGCGATCAAGCTGGCGCTGCGCCCCGAAAAGCGCATCGGCTCGGACGAATTCTGGGATCGCACCGAGGAAATGCTGCGCAATGCGCTGCGTGCCGCCGGCGTGGCGTGGGAGGAACTGCCGGGCGAGGGTGCGTTCTACGCGCCGAAGATCGAGTACCACCTGAAGGACTCGATCGGTCGCGCCTGGCAGGTCGGCACCATGCAGGTCGACTTCATGATGCCCGAGCGCCTGGACGCCGAATACGTCGACGAACACTCGCAGAAGCGGCATCCGGTGATGCTGCACCGGGCCATCGTGGGCTCGATGGAGCGTTTCATCGGCATCCTGATCGAGCACCATGCCGGCCTGCTGCCGGCCTGGCTGGCCCCGGTGCAGGCGGTGGCGTTCAATATCACCGACGCCCAGGCCGAATATGTCCGCGAAGTGACGCAAACCCTTGTCGACAAAGGTTTCCGGGTACAATCGGATTTGCGCAACGAGAAAGTCGGCTATAAAATCCGCGAACATACGATGCAGAAAGTGCCGTACCTGCTCGTGGTCGGTGACCGCGAGAAAGAGACGGGGACGGTTTCTGTGCGTACCCGTTCCGGTGAAGACCTGGGCAGCATGAAGCTGGCCGATTTCATCGAGCGACTGGAGACCGAAACCCGGCGCTGAGCGAAAACGCTCAGCCTGGCGGTCAGTGACATTACTTCTTCTGGAGGATCGTGGTATCGCAACCACCGACAACAAGGGCAATCGTCGTAACCTGGAAATCCGTGTGCCGCGGGTGCGTGTCATTGGCGCCGATGCGGAACAGCTCGGCATCCTGACCCGTGACGAGGCGCTGGCACTGGCGCAGGAAGCCGGCATGGATCTGGTCGAGATCCAGCCCAACGGCGACCCGCCGGTCTGCCGCATCATGGATTACGGCAAGTTCAAGTTCGAAGCCCAGAAGAAGGCGCAAGCCGCCAAGAAGAAGCAGAAGCAGGTCGAGATCAAGGAAGTGAAGTTCCGTCCGGTCACGGACGTGGGCGACTACCAGATCAAGCTGCGCAACATGCTCCGCTTCCTCGAAGAGGGCGACAAGGTCAAGGTCACCATCCGTTTCCGCGGTCGCGAGATGTCGCACCAGGATCTGGGCCAGAACCTGGCCAAGAAGATCCAGGAAGACATCGGCGAGAACGGCCAGGTCGAGTCCTTCCCGCGCCTGGAAGGCCGCCAGATGGTCATGATGATCGGGCCCAAGAAGAAATAGGCTGCTTGCCTTTGTGGGAGTTCGCTGGCGGGCGATGATCTTCGTGTCGCTGGGCTTACAGGCGTCGTTTCCATGAACTGCGGGCGAACTCCGCACCCTCACCTCAATCCTCTCCCGAAGGGAGAGGAGGCCATGGTCAGCACTTCGTGCTGGTATTTGGCTTTTTGAACCCGTATGATCACGGGTTCGACCCGCCTGGATGGGTCGTGCACCGATCATGGCAGGACGGAAAGCGTGGCTCTCGGGGTCACCGCCAGATCAGTCAGAAACCGGGACGTCCACATCGGAGTCGTCCCACTCAAGGAGCATTCCATGCCCAAGATCAAGACCAACCGGGCGGCTGCGAAGCGTTTTCGCAAGACCGCATCGGGCAAGATCAAGTGCGGTCACGCGTTCAAGTCGCACATCCTGACCAAGAAGTCGACCAAGCAGAAGCGTGGTCTCCGTGCACCGAACCACCTGAAGGCGTGTGATGCGCCCGGCGTGGCTCGCATGCTGCCCTACTTGTAAGGAGATAGACCATGGCTCGTGTAAAGCGTGGCGTCACCGCCCGTCGTCGTCACAAGAAAATCATCGGCCGCGCGAAGGGTTACTACAATGCCCGTCGCAAGGTCTTCCGCGTAGCCAACCAGGCCGTCATCAAGGCTGGTCAGTACGCGTACATCGGCCGCAAGCAGCGCAAGCGCCAGTTCCGTGCCCTGTGGATCGTGCGTATCAACGCCGCCGCTCGCATGTTCGGCCTGTCCTACAGCCGCCTCATCAATGGCCTCTCCAAGGCCGGCATCACGGTGGACCGCAAGGTTCTCGCCGATATCGCCGTGCACGACATCAAGGCTTTTGGTGTGATCGCCGAGAAAGCAAAGGCCAGTCTGGCTGCTTGATCGTCGGGCGCTCCTGCGTCAGCACGATATGATGTAAAGCAAGCGGGGAGGAGGCCACAGCCTTCTCCCCGCTTTCGTTTGGATAAAGGCTTTTTGCGATTGCCTCCTCTCCCTTCTGGCGACCAACGGGAGTCCCCTTGCGGGTGAGAGGATTGAGATGAGGGTACGGGATGTGCCCGGACTTCAACCGGAGCGTGCTTCGGTCAGGCAACAACGCAAGAGTGGCCCCTCAACCCACCCTCTCCCCCGAAAGGGGGAGGGAAGTAGCGAGAAGTGCATCACTATGGACGATCTGGACACCCGCGCGGCACAGGCACTGGCCGATATCGACAAGGCTGACACGCTGGATGCGCTCGAGGCGCTGCGCGTGGGCCTGCTGGGCAAGAGCGGCATCGTTACCGCCGCGCTGAAGACGCTCGGTGCACTGGCGCCGGACGAGCGCAAGGCGCGCGGCGCCGAGGTGAACCGGGTCAAGGAGCAGCTGGCCGATGCGCTGGCCGCGCGCAAGCAGGTGCTGGAACAGGCCGAGCTGGAACGTCGCCTCGCCTCCGAGAAGCTCGACATCAGCCTGCCCGGGCGCGACGGCGAACGCGGCGGCATCCATCCGATCACCCGCGCGCTGGAACGCATCAGCGCGATCTTCGCGCGACTGGGCTACCAGCGTGCCGACGGTCCGGAGATCGAGGACGACTGGCACAACTTCGAGGCGCTGAACTTCCCGCCGCACCATCCGGCGCGCGCCATGCACGACACCTTCTATTTCGGCGACGGCCGCCTGCTGCGCACGCACACTTCGCCGGTGCAGATCCGTTCGATGGCCGGTCGCCAGCCGCCGATCCGGATC
This is a stretch of genomic DNA from Rhodanobacter sp. FDAARGOS 1247. It encodes these proteins:
- a CDS encoding CopD family protein, whose protein sequence is MTYLLIKSLHLLFVMAWMATVFYLPRILVNLAESAGEPVVQARLQLMGRRLYKFGHNMFGLAFVFGLTLWQGWRVFPQSLPNVASGMHWIDAKLTLVALLLAYFIWAGRMLKNNAKGAALPSSKALRWLNELPVLLLLGVIWLVLAKPF
- the thrS gene encoding threonine--tRNA ligase, which produces MIEITLPDGSKRPFDHPVTVQDVAASIGAGLAKATLAGKVDGKLVDASFPIEHDASLQIVTEKSPEALEILRHSTAHLMGQAVQRLFPGAQVTIGPVIDNGFYYDFAYERPFTPDDLPKIEAEMHKLVAEQLPVTRSVKSRDEAVAFFRGLGENYKAEIIEGIPADQDLSLYSQGEFTDLCRGPHVPNTGKLHSFKLMKVAGAYWRGDSNNAMLSRIYGTAWLNDKDLKAYLFQLEEAEKRDHRKIGKQLDLFHQQEESPGMVFWHPNGWAIWQQVEQYMRAVYRKSGYQEVRCPMVLDVSLWKRSGHWDNYAENMFFTESEKHTFALKPMNCPGHVQVYNTGLHSYRELPIRYGEFGGCHRNEPSGALHGIMRVRAFTQDDGHIFCTPEQVEAEVTAFHLQAMKVYADFGFTDLAIKLALRPEKRIGSDEFWDRTEEMLRNALRAAGVAWEELPGEGAFYAPKIEYHLKDSIGRAWQVGTMQVDFMMPERLDAEYVDEHSQKRHPVMLHRAIVGSMERFIGILIEHHAGLLPAWLAPVQAVAFNITDAQAEYVREVTQTLVDKGFRVQSDLRNEKVGYKIREHTMQKVPYLLVVGDREKETGTVSVRTRSGEDLGSMKLADFIERLETETRR
- a CDS encoding NAD-dependent epimerase, whose product is MRILVTGTAGFIGAALAQRLLARGDVVRGFDNHNSYYDPALKEARLARFIDHPNYSHQRADLADAEAVDQAFADFKPQRVVNLAAQAGVRYSISNPRAYVQSNLAGFVNILEGCRHGGVEHLVYASSSSVYGANRKLPFAVEDAVDHPVSLYAASKKANELMAHTYSHLYGIPTTGLRFFTVYGPWGRPDMSPILFADRISRGEPIDVFNHGHHSRDFTYVDDIVEGVIRTLDQPATPDPAYDAELPNPGTSNAPYRVYNIGNDQPVQLLRFIELLEQNLGRSVEKRLLPMQPGDVPDTWADVSALRRDVGYAPSTSIEDGVAKFVEWYREYQGARSE
- the infC gene encoding translation initiation factor IF-3 yields the protein MATTDNKGNRRNLEIRVPRVRVIGADAEQLGILTRDEALALAQEAGMDLVEIQPNGDPPVCRIMDYGKFKFEAQKKAQAAKKKQKQVEIKEVKFRPVTDVGDYQIKLRNMLRFLEEGDKVKVTIRFRGREMSHQDLGQNLAKKIQEDIGENGQVESFPRLEGRQMVMMIGPKKK
- the rplT gene encoding 50S ribosomal protein L20, which gives rise to MARVKRGVTARRRHKKIIGRAKGYYNARRKVFRVANQAVIKAGQYAYIGRKQRKRQFRALWIVRINAAARMFGLSYSRLINGLSKAGITVDRKVLADIAVHDIKAFGVIAEKAKASLAA
- the rpmI gene encoding 50S ribosomal protein L35, which encodes MPKIKTNRAAAKRFRKTASGKIKCGHAFKSHILTKKSTKQKRGLRAPNHLKACDAPGVARMLPYL
- the pheS gene encoding phenylalanine--tRNA ligase subunit alpha, which encodes MDDLDTRAAQALADIDKADTLDALEALRVGLLGKSGIVTAALKTLGALAPDERKARGAEVNRVKEQLADALAARKQVLEQAELERRLASEKLDISLPGRDGERGGIHPITRALERISAIFARLGYQRADGPEIEDDWHNFEALNFPPHHPARAMHDTFYFGDGRLLRTHTSPVQIRSMAGRQPPIRIIAPGKVYRSDSDQTHSPMFHQIEGLLIDETSSFADLKGTLAEFIRAFFERDFEMRFRPSYFPFTEPSAEVDIRWDAEDGSTRWLEVLGCGMVHPNVLKNCGIDPERYTGFAFGLGVERFAMLRYGVSDLRAFFENDLRFLRQFA